A window from Pirellulales bacterium encodes these proteins:
- a CDS encoding 3-keto-5-aminohexanoate cleavage protein: protein MEPLIINAALTGMVPQKSDNPYVPVSPEEIIADARRCVDAGATILHLHAREKDGTPTYREEIYAEIFHGVRERCPGVLISGSCSGRLHGEFWQRSQVLNLQPDLASLTLGSLNFPKQASVNAPDMVQRLASSMQERGIIPELEIFDLGMVDYARYMVDEGFIEPPFYANVLLGSLGTLAATPDNLCTLVRALPSGTTWAAAGIGRFQFFVNSLAVTMGGHVRVGLEDAIYFDWKTKRLATNAGLIDRIVRLARAAGREIATSDHTRHKLGLPPAGNVVSQIATVPFQRAA from the coding sequence ATGGAGCCTCTCATTATCAATGCCGCTCTTACCGGAATGGTTCCTCAAAAAAGCGACAACCCGTATGTGCCGGTCTCTCCTGAGGAGATCATCGCCGATGCTCGCCGTTGCGTCGACGCTGGCGCGACAATTCTCCACCTCCATGCACGTGAAAAGGACGGTACTCCGACGTACCGCGAGGAAATTTACGCCGAAATTTTTCATGGTGTTCGAGAGCGGTGCCCTGGAGTGCTGATTTCTGGCTCTTGCAGTGGCCGCCTTCATGGAGAGTTTTGGCAACGCAGCCAAGTCTTGAATCTACAGCCGGACCTGGCTTCACTCACGCTGGGCTCACTGAACTTTCCCAAGCAGGCATCGGTTAATGCCCCGGACATGGTGCAGCGGCTGGCGTCAAGCATGCAAGAACGGGGAATCATTCCCGAACTGGAGATTTTCGATTTGGGCATGGTCGACTATGCGCGCTACATGGTCGACGAAGGATTCATCGAACCACCGTTTTATGCCAACGTTTTGCTCGGCTCGCTGGGCACGCTGGCCGCGACCCCTGACAATTTGTGTACGCTGGTGCGAGCACTTCCTTCGGGAACGACTTGGGCGGCGGCGGGCATCGGTCGCTTCCAGTTCTTTGTTAACTCGTTGGCGGTCACAATGGGTGGCCACGTCCGTGTGGGATTGGAAGATGCGATTTATTTTGACTGGAAGACAAAACGACTGGCCACGAACGCCGGTTTGATCGACCGCATCGTGCGGCTCGCTCGTGCAGCTGGGCGCGAAATCGCGACCAGCGATCACACGCGGCACAAACTCGGTCTTCCACCGGCCGGGAACGTGGTGTCGCAGATCGCTACCGTTCCCTTTCAGCGTGCCGCCTGA
- a CDS encoding glycosyltransferase family 2 protein — translation MDPWLGNKMVQVSVILSTYNSPDWLAKVLWGYSAQSYPHFEILVADDGSTPATAALIARMQHDTGLMLRHVWQEDQGFRKCRILNRAILAARGEYLIFSDGDCIPRKDFVAQHVRFAKPNQFLSGGIVRLPMDLSVRISREDILNGSIFRPTSLLALGMPWTRKLRFLVTKPWLAWTFERFSLTRATFNGYNSSAWKVDVESVNGFDERLYYGGLDRELGERLTNASIRPQSLRHQTTCLHLDHSRGYSDPELIAANQRIRCETRRKRCTWTSFGLNHDSLKPPEYILDRGSWQSVDEETIIPFSSDAVRNSSTRSPLNRHAA, via the coding sequence ATGGACCCATGGCTGGGGAATAAGATGGTGCAAGTTTCCGTAATTCTGAGCACTTACAATTCGCCCGACTGGTTGGCAAAAGTTCTGTGGGGATATTCGGCTCAGTCCTATCCCCATTTTGAGATCCTCGTGGCCGATGATGGTTCAACCCCAGCCACCGCTGCATTGATTGCGCGAATGCAACACGATACCGGTCTAATGCTTCGGCACGTTTGGCAGGAGGACCAAGGATTCCGAAAGTGCCGCATCCTGAACCGCGCCATTTTGGCCGCGCGAGGCGAATACCTAATCTTTTCCGACGGAGATTGCATCCCGCGAAAGGACTTTGTTGCTCAACACGTCCGCTTCGCCAAACCGAATCAATTTCTATCCGGCGGAATTGTGCGTTTGCCAATGGACCTCAGCGTAAGGATCTCGCGCGAGGACATTCTGAACGGCAGTATCTTTCGCCCAACATCACTTCTTGCCCTGGGGATGCCGTGGACTCGGAAACTACGCTTCCTTGTCACCAAGCCTTGGTTGGCCTGGACATTCGAACGATTCTCGTTAACCCGCGCGACATTTAACGGATATAATTCGTCGGCCTGGAAAGTGGACGTGGAAAGTGTTAATGGTTTCGACGAGCGACTGTATTATGGCGGCCTCGATCGGGAGCTTGGAGAACGGCTGACGAATGCCAGCATTCGTCCGCAGTCGCTGCGGCATCAAACAACATGCCTCCACCTGGACCATTCCCGAGGTTATTCCGATCCTGAATTGATTGCCGCCAACCAGCGTATTCGATGTGAAACGCGTCGCAAGCGTTGCACTTGGACCTCATTCGGGCTGAACCATGATAGCTTGAAACCGCCGGAATACATTTTGGATCGTGGCAGTTGGCAATCAGTGGATGAGGAAACGATTATCCCATTTTCGAGTGATGCCGTGCGAAATTCTAGCACTCGAAGTCCTCTCAACCGGCACGCAGCCTGA